Proteins encoded together in one Glandiceps talaboti chromosome 11, keGlaTala1.1, whole genome shotgun sequence window:
- the LOC144441952 gene encoding uncharacterized protein LOC144441952, which yields MATNAVPIEELDEGFLRCPTCREQYSNPKTLSCQHIFCTGCLQKWVSKKSGKLHCPICRTEQKLSSEGVDGLPDSLLTKNLMELVSIHQQEHSAHCQVDDVNGLSMPASPPSTFCVHHAGAELDVFCETCNVPACQQCCKGAEHREHNILNLGEACSEKRRRLTVVRDKLDARVWRAQRKVSCVKTLEEQLEIDKDIADSQIRGHCDMAIELIQKFEMKLLNELDDNYDTQQAIYQHEKTVAHLQQLMSWSEFVDATLHCTNDLDFLRKEKLVRENFQRLDMKKSGNGTSMSEMATTLKFHSNDDFLNRFSTAEIGSIRVEKTETTRKAHKLLADVGRQSTITPKFRVAFTIDKFWCSYNWTTRTLEYPHALAVSAKGTMFVVDSTEQVHVFNAKGEFMRHFRPSFTSNKPWPVNTFDITVVNEEEIALTDLTSKRVFICSMEGRIKRRCGGVPLRNPAGIAAGKDGRIYVVDNKACRVVVFGLSGKCLHYIGHHDEGPGRLKDPQYVTVNSWNHVIVTDQDEASKHRICVFDNNGEFIFDFGPSSMEDGHILAPRAITCDPSNNVFVSSHRRVVILGPDGTFMGRVDGGDCDHIQDPRGIDTVMIDGQLRVVVTDSDAGCVKVLQQTNQQ from the coding sequence atggcgACGAATGCAGTCCCGATCGAAGAATTAGACGAGGGGTTTCTACGATGTCCAACATGTCGAGAGCAATATTCAAACCCGAAGACTTTATCATGTCAGCATATATTCTGCACAGGCTGTCTACAGAAATGGGTATCTAAGAAATCTGGTAAGCTACACTGTCCAATATGTCGGACTGAGCAAAAACTGTCTAGCGAGGGTGTAGACGGGTTGCCTGATAGTCTGCTGACCAAAAACCTAATGGAGTTGGTCAGTATACACCAACAGGAGCATTCTGCACACTGTCAAGTAGATGACGTGAATGGCTTGTCTATGCCCGCCAGTCCCCCATCGACATTTTGTGTCCATCATGCTGGCGCCGAACTCGATGTCTTCTGTGAGACGTGCAATGTTCCAGCCTGCCAGCAATGTTGTAAAGGAGCCGAGCACAGGGAACACAATATTCTCAATTTGGGCGAGGCTTGCTCTGAAAAGCGTCGACGTCTAACCGTTGTTAGAGACAAGCTGGATGCTAGAGTGTGGAGGGCTCAGCGGAAGGTGTCTTGCGTGAAGACATTAGAGGAACAACTTGAGATTGACAAAGATATCGCCGATAGTCAGATACGAGGGCACTGTGATATGGCCATCGAGTTGATCCAGAAGTTCGAAATGAAGTTATTGAACGAACTTGATGATAACTACGACACACAACAAGCGATATACCAACATGAGAAAACTGTAGCTCATCTACAGCAGCTGATGTCATGGTCAGAATTCGTCGATGCCACTTTACACTGCACCAATGACTTGGACTTTCTGAGAAAAGAAAAACTCGTTCGAGAAAACTTCCAGCGATTAGATATGAAGAAGTCGGGCAATGGAACTTCCATGTCTGAAATGGCGACCACACTTAAATTCCACAGTAACGATGATTTCTTAAATCGATTCAGTACAGCCGAAATTGGTTCGATTCGAGTGGAGAAAACTGAAACTACTAGGAAAGCACATAAACTCCTTGCTGATGTAGGAAGACAGTCGACCATCACTCCCAAATTCCGAGTCGCTTTTACCATCGATAAATTCTGGTGTTCATATAATTGGACCACGAGAACTCTTGAATATCCTCATGCTCTTGCAGTCTCAGCCAAAGGTACCATGTTTGTAGTCGACAGCACAGAACAAGTTCATGTCTTCAACGCCAAGGGCGAATTCATGAGACACTTCCGACCGAGTTTCACATCAAACAAACCCTGGCCAGTCAATACGTTCGACATCACTGTCGTTAATGAAGAAGAGATTGCACTCACAGACCTGACCAGCAAACGAGTCTTTATCTGCTCCATGGAGGGAAGAATCAAGAGGCGATGCGGGGGTGTTCCATTGCGAAATCCAGCAGGAATTGCTGCAGGGAAAGATGGAAGGATCTATGTAGTTGACAACAAGGCATGTCGTGTTGTCGTCTTTGGTCTCAGTGGCAAATGTCTCCACTACATTGGTCATCACGATGAAGGGCCGGGAAGACTGAAAGATCCACAATATGTCACGGTCAACAGCTGGAATCACGTGATAGTCACAGACCAAGACGAGGCTTCCAAGCACCGAATCTGTGTCTTTGACAACAATGGTGAATTCATCTTCGACTTCGGCCCATCCAGCATGGAAGATGGCCACATTCTAGCGCCAAGAGCGATTACCTGCGACCCCTCCAATAATGTCTTTGTCTCAAGTCATCGTCGGGTGGTGATTCTAGGTCCAGACGGTACATTTATGGGCAGGGTAGATGGGGGTGACTGCGACCACATCCAGGACCCTCGTGGCATCGACACCGTCATGATAGATGGACAGCTGAGGGTAGTCGTAACAGACAGTGATGCTGGTTGTGTCAAAGTTCTCCAGCAGACCAACCAACAATGA